The following coding sequences lie in one Capsicum annuum cultivar UCD-10X-F1 chromosome 5, UCD10Xv1.1, whole genome shotgun sequence genomic window:
- the LOC107863033 gene encoding E3 ubiquitin-protein ligase RING1-like, with translation MSAPGIPAPDCAAATTAALYFCHKCTHTVTITPSDTGDLICPDCNSDFVEEYEDPDPIPNLTRLPEPVASMLSNIFMGSDSGSDGGGGGARIPARETRIGSDDFDPVTFLQGHLAARRANGVTFEFIIDGGGNGTGGGMPLPANFGDYFVGSGMEELIQHLAENDPNRYGTPPASRAAVEGLPDVIVDEEMLSSELAQCAVCKDDFELGLVVKQMPCKHVYHKDCIVPWLELHNSCPVCRFELPTDDPEYENRERENDGDASGGGGSGSGRRFATVSLPWPFGMFGSASSSSQGGGSGSLGQRHRDSN, from the coding sequence atgtCTGCCCCCGGAATCCCCGCCCCTGACTGCGCCGCCGCCACCACCGCCGCCCTTTATTTCTGCCACAAATGTACTCACACCGTCACCATTACCCCTTCTGACACCGGCGATCTCATTTGCCCTGATTGTAACAGTGACTTTGTCGAAGAATATGAAGACCCTGACCCGATCCCCAATCTAACCCGCTTGCCCGAACCGGTTGCCTCCATGTTGAGTAACATTTTCATGGGCAGCGATTCCGGTTCCGACGGCGGCGGCGGCGGCGCGCGAATCCCTGCAAGAGAAACGCGAATCGGGTCGGATGATTTTGACCCGGTTACGTTTCTTCAAGGTCATTTAGCTGCTCGTAGAGCTAATGGTGTTACGTTTGAATTCATTATCGACGGTGGCGGGAATGGTACTGGTGGTGGGATGCCGTTGCCGGCGAATTTCGGGGACTATTTCGTAGGTTCAGGGATGGAGGAGTTGATCCAACATTTGGCTGAAAATGACCCGAACCGATACGGGACGCCACCGGCATCAAGGGCGGCGGTGGAAGGGTTACCAGATGTGATAGTTGATGAAGAAATGCTTAGTTCAGAATTGGCACAGTGTGCAGTTTGTAaggatgattttgagttagggttAGTTGTGAAACAGATGCCTTGTAAACATGTTTATCATAAGGATTGCATTGTTCCGTGGCTTGAGTTGCATAACTCGTGCCCGGTTTGTCGGTTTGAGTTGCCAACCGATGATCCTGAGTACGAGAATAGGGAGAGGGAGAATGATGGGGACGcaagtggtggtggtggttcgGGTTCTGGAAGGAGGTTTGCTACTGTGTCGCTGCCGTGGCCATTTGGGATGTTTGGATCAGCGTCATCCTCTAGCCAGGGAGGAGGATCAGGGTCTCTTGGACAGCGGCACAGGGACTCGAATTAG